One window of Triticum dicoccoides isolate Atlit2015 ecotype Zavitan chromosome 5A, WEW_v2.0, whole genome shotgun sequence genomic DNA carries:
- the LOC119297385 gene encoding uncharacterized protein LOC119297385 translates to MRRKAMFTVGKSKGVVASLMHRRPFQHMVLRRLRELKKIVPDARDADVDVLLRQTAEYICILELKVAALRRLSAIYGA, encoded by the coding sequence ATGAGAAGGAAGGCCATGTTCACGGTGGGGAAGAGCAAGGGGGTGGTGGCATCGCTGATGCACAGGAGGCCCTTCCAGCACATGGTGCTGAGGAGGCTCAGGGAGCTCAAGAAGATAGTCCCTGACGCCCGGGACGCGGACGTCGACGTGCTGCTCAGGCAGACCGCCGAGTACATCTGCATCCTGGAGCTCAAGGTGGCCGCCCTGCGGAGGCTCTCCGCCATCTACGGTGCGTGA